The Candidatus Hydrogenedentota bacterium genome segment GAACGCTTTAAGCACGACCATATCTTTCGCGAGCGCGTCATCGAACTGGTGCGTCAGGCGGACTTCGGCATCGAACGCATCACGGTTGGCGACGATTTCATCCGCCCGCAGGACCTGCCCGAAAAATTGAAGTCGTTGCTGTCTGAGAAGGCCGTGCGCGACATGGTGTCTTCAAGTTTCAATGTGCACACCATCCACAAGGTCCACGGGACGGACATTGAGGAGCGGTTCGATTTCGAGAAGGACGAGTCCAATGGTACGCAGCGGTTCTTCGCCTTTGCGGGGCCGTTCTTGGATGCTTTGTCGCGCGGCGTCGTGATGATCGTGGACGAGCTCGAAAGCAACATGCACCCGCTGTTGACGCGCAAGCTCGTGGAGCTGTTCCAGAGCCCCGAGGCCAACCGCCGCGGCGCTCAGCTCATACTGGCCACGCACGACAGCACGCTCATGGAACCGACCCTGTTCCGGCGCGATCAGATTTGGCTGGTCGAAAAGAACGAAAAGGGCGCTTCGGAGATCTTCTCGCTCTACGACTTCAAGCCAAAGGATCGCCCGCGGAGCACGGAGGCCTTCCAGAAGCACTATATGTCGGGCAGGTACGGCGGCGTGCCGAGTTTTGGCCCGATTTTCGAGAACCTGGAAATCAACTGAGTTTCCTTGACGACACGGCGAAAATTAGTTGGACGCCGTTGCGTCATGTCCTGTATAGTATTGCCCGGCTAATGTTGCAGGGACGTTCGCCCAAGCGAACGC includes the following:
- a CDS encoding ATP-binding protein, whose amino-acid sequence is MLIEFRVANFRSFKGEQVFSLVASKDSSCPGNLIPCEKFNLLKGAVIYGPNASGKSNLVKAISFMDWFIRNSATRMNQGDKIEDIIPFRLAVESKTQPSLFEITMLVKGVRYEYGFTATTDRVFDEWLVACPPDGRRQRWLERQCNLETGATSWAFRGPLKSVKKILRERTRDNGLALSRGAELNIKLLSDLFMWIREKLWVFDLSNRPVALMHKTAERFKHDHIFRERVIELVRQADFGIERITVGDDFIRPQDLPEKLKSLLSEKAVRDMVSSSFNVHTIHKVHGTDIEERFDFEKDESNGTQRFFAFAGPFLDALSRGVVMIVDELESNMHPLLTRKLVELFQSPEANRRGAQLILATHDSTLMEPTLFRRDQIWLVEKNEKGASEIFSLYDFKPKDRPRSTEAFQKHYMSGRYGGVPSFGPIFENLEIN